TGTGAGTTGGTGATAATGTGGACTCTGATCTCCCTTAGCTGCCACTAATCAGTCTAACCAGCCTGTCCTTTGGCCTCTCTAGCGCTGGGGGCAGACGGCACTGGTGAGAGTGGCACTTTCTGCTCAGGTGGTTTGTTAGTTATTGGTCCCGTTGCTGATTCTCCCATCATGTCCAAGACAGTGCTTATCAGATTCTGCTACATCAGGCTGTTCTTCCAGGTGTCTGGGTTAGGGTTCGAGAGGCAACACACATTACTCATGTTACTGTTGTCCTGGAATGAGAGAATTAGGCAGCAGCCTAGCAAAGGGTTGGCTGGGTTGTTTGCTTTGTCTTTGTCTTCCAGGACAGGCCTTTGACTTTGGAACTCACTGTCCCCTGTGGTCTGACGAAGCCCCTGTCTCTTGACCTTTATGGCTCTATGAACAGGCAGAGTCCTTGCCTCTCTGGATTAATACCTGCATTTGTCCCACTTGCTGGGGCAGTTCTTTTATTGGCAATTGAAGCAACAGTAACATGACATTCAGCTCAGTCTAAGTTTGTTGCTTTAACTAGGCTGTTCGTAGAGTTTCTCTACAGGACCTCTCTTCCAGACCCTAGTTCACTCTGCCCTGACAGCCCTTCCAACCTTCCTTAGCCCCAGCCTGTAGTTAAAAGCCACCCCTACCACACATGTGAGCAGTGATCAGTCAGCACTTCCATCACTTAACGGACAGCAGGTACCCTGCAAAGCTTGGCTTGGGAGGCAGAGTGTGCTGAGTCGGTGTTTGGTTAATCcatattctgtgtgtgttgcaGAGGATACGCGACCCTGGGAGCCTCTTTGCGCTGAGTTGCTGGTCTCTGTTGCCACGCCGCATTGTGATGGCTTTCCCGACATGGACTCTGTGGAGAGCTGTAAGCATCAGTCCGTCACAAAGCAAGAACTGCTGGTTGGGTAGCAATGATCAGGACCAAAGATCTAGGCCCACTTTACATGAGGAGGTGATATGCTGCAGCCAAACAGCACTGCCAGGAAGCCCTGGATGGAGTGCAACAAATGCAGGGTGTACCCGGCTGTACAGAATGTGCCCTCTTTTAGGGAGTAATTACTTCTGGCAGCTGTCAATGAGACACTTAACCAGGGAGTCTCCTGTTCCCTGGAACCCACAGTGCTGGGCCCACCACTGAGTCACTGCTGTGGAAAACTTCAGTGCTCTGTCTGTTATACCTAGGATCTTGAGTCCTGCCTCACTGGCGAGCAAGTGGCTCTGAGGGAGTGTGGGGCTGGTTCTGGGCCTACAATTGTCAGGAATATATAGTACTCTCTATCCCTAGATCTCCAAGCCCTctacaaaggagggcagtatcatgatttccattttacatttggggaaactgaggcataggtgGGGACGTGACTACTGGCCCAAGGtctcccagcaggccagtgcagaaccaggagtagaacccaggtctcctgaccccCTCTCTAGTGCTTTATTTGCTAGGCTATGCTGCTTTCCATACAAACGTCAAGTTTACTGTTGCCCTGttctttctttaaacattttCACCAGAGATTGTATAAATGGGAAGGCTAAGGAAGGGGTTGATTATATCTGGCTCCCACACATCTTCCATTATTTCAGAAGTCCACCTTTCAGTCTCTCATCTGTTGGTGTACACCAGTTATTGTTGAAGTGACCGAAGAGTGCCAAAGGCATTAAGCTAGGCAAGCAGTGTGGATTGGACCCTGGGTGGGAGCAAGGGTTCCTGGTGAAATATTCCTCTTTAAACTATCTAAAACTTGGCAGTGCCCGGCTCAATCCAGgtcctggagctggagctgtAATAATTTGCAGTGGGGTTCacccagctggggagggctgTGCTAGAGGTGCTAACATCCTGTATGATGCTGTGTTTCAGACAAGCTGTCTACTTCAGAGGACCTTTCGCTGCTGTCTTCAGAGAGTGTCTGGGGAGCTCTCCGAGGTGAGGCTGCATTTGCCATTTGGGGTGTCTGTCCCCATTAGTGCTTTCTGCTGAGCCTTGCTGCTGCCTCTACTCCCAGGCCCATTGGATGGAGCATCTCCCTGTTCCAGTGTGTTCTAGCTTGCTTTGTTAATTGGGCTCTTCTTTGGGAGGAATCCATGCCCAAAGCCTAGCTCTGTCTGTCTGCTTCCCACAGGCCTGGAGACCTTCAGCCAGCTCATCTGGAGAGATGAGGACGGGACGGTGAGTGTGACACTTGCTGAGCTGGAGGGAGGCATTGATGCAGTACAGGGTGATGGGTGCAAACTCTAGTGGGgaagccctgccctgctctgcctcatgGGGGAAGTATTGCTTAGCTGCTAAATGTGGCCACGCTGTGGCTGGACTGCAAAGAGAATTCTCTTGGGCCTTCCGCCTCAAAGACTGGGGCTTCAGAGGGGAGTTTTTAAACCGGGGACCCAAGTGGACTCCTGGGGCACCAATGAGATAGTGCAAGTAGGGCTGGGGACCTCATGCTTTGGCAATATAAGGCTCTGAATAGTGCCCAGCCCCTGGCAGGAGGGAGCCATGTCCTGGAACTTTGTACTGATTCTTCTGGCTGGCTTCTGCACAGTGCCATCTGCAGGCTAATGAAGGCACTCCTGCCCAGCTGTCCTGTGCCCCAGGGAGGGTGCAGATCTCTGCCTGGGGAGGCAGCTAACCCTGCTGTAAAAAGCACTCTCCTGATGATGTTATGGTGTCTGTATATTTGCTCTGGGCCTTCCCTGAGGGGGCTGTTCATCTACTGCATGCCCTTTCTTGCAGTTCTACCTCAACAAGACGGACATTGTGGACTTTCCCCGCTTTGCTCACCGGGGCCTGCTGCTGGACACATCTCGCCACTACCTGCCTGTGAGAGCCATCCTAGAGACTCTGGTGTGTGCCCGGGTGCTCAAGCACATGTCCTGCCTTGCTGGCAGGCTTGCCAGCCTTTGATGTGGCATTGTAGGCAGAGCAGTCTGGCTAGCTGTTCCCTTCGGCAGGTCAGCTGGGGGCTTCCTGAGGGCCTCTGGGCCTGGGCACTGCATTGGCTCTGCAGACATGTTTGATGGTGCTACAGGGTCAGATAGTGCCTCCCAACCAGGGCCAGCCCTTACAGCTGGGAATAGGTAAAGCACCATGGCAACGCTCAAGGGCGAGGAGAGGAGCTCACAGAGTGAAGCTGTCTGATGGGTTTCAGCTGTAGTGGAGAGAGGGGCTGTCGGAAGGGGGTTGGGTGATGGCGGATCTAAACCAAGGACAAATGCTCCTAATGCCCCACACCCCTTCTAGTTTGCTGTTCTCCTTAGCTCCCCTTGTGGGTTCACTCCCTGGGGAACTCACAGCTGACTCATTTGGACTGTTTTCATTCTCTGTGCAGATgaactggagaaagagagagagccccACAGACCCTCCCACTACCCTCAAAGCTGGCCTTTTCTCTAGGCAGTAGGAACACTAGCCCACTGCACTTGGAGCAAGCCACAGTGGCTTTTCCAGGAAGAACAGGGCCAGAGGGTGGTGATGGAATCCTTGCAGATAGTCCCTTGGAATTATGCATCTGGTATCTTTTCCCCAAGTCTCCCCCATCCCCGCTGGGGAGCACTGGCATTTCCTGCCAGCCCCAGGGAGTAAAGGACTATAAACCAGTGTGTCTAATGAAGGggcctcccctgcctccccatggtttcccttttctgtacaatgactcctcgcttaacgttgtagttatgttcctgaaaaatgctactttaagtgaaatgatgttaagtgaatccagtttccccacaagaattaatgtaaagggggagggggttaggttccagagaaatttttttcaccagacaaaagacattatatacatatatagtatAAGTTCAAACTATTTAATACTGTATTCACCAATGATGattatgaagcttggttgaggcagggCATAGTGGGGTCGGGGCgcggggcttgccccactccgcctggctggcgctcctgccaggggttgggggcttgcccactccccagctggaatgCTGGGCAGGCAGAGTGGGATAAGTCCCTGCACTCtgaccctgcttcccagctggaaCGCCAGGTGGGCAGAACGGGGTAAGCTCCCactccccaaccctgctccctggttgGAATGCtaggtgggcagagcagggcaagcccccatgccccgacccctctccctggcaggagcaccgggcgggcagaatggggcaagcccccgtaccccgaccctgctccccggcaggagcaccaggtgggCGGGTGGAGTGAGGCGAGCCAAACAACCTTATAACAGAACGTTGCGCGACTTTAAACAaatatgttctctaatagatcagcaacctaaTAACGAAACAGtgttaactgggatgactttaagtgaggactTACTGTACAAAGGGAGTACCCCTGGGgcctgtctgtgcagtgcctacgGTATTTCTTTATTTGGCCTTGTTTACAGGATCTTTGTAAATGAGAGACTCGTTCATCTCCTTGGGCCTAATCTCTCTCACCCCTCTCGTGATGCTGGTGTCCCTTTCATAGAACCAAATGCAAAGCAGTTCATAGATCAGGACAAGCTCGGTTTACAGGAACAAGTGTAAgattttctacactttccacagtatgcatccgatgaagtgagctgtagctcacgaaagcttatgctcaaataaattggttagtctctaaggtgccacaagtactccttttctttttgctaatacagactaacacggctgttactcaggaACAAGTGTGGGGCAGTCTTGAGATGGACTAGTGTCTCTTCAAATGATTCCCAACTTAACTGAAAtaaagggaggagaagagggattAAACTTGTTGGGCTCGCTTCAGGAGTAACAGGGTGAAATTTCCTGGCCTGtgctattcaggaggtcagatcagatgatataatggtcccttctgccctttgAGTCTTTGATTCTGAAAATGACAGGGAAGGAGAGAGTGATCTAGGGCTTGGAGAAACGTAAGGAGCCGTGGGAAGGTCTGTTTAACTCTGTCCCTTAGCAAGGAACCCCAGAGCAATAGTCTGAAATAGAATATTTCCAGCCACTCCTCACATTGGTGTTTGGCTCTGAAAAATGGCCCTTACTGGTGTGCCCCCTTTGTGCTTGGAGTCTTAGTTGCCAACCTTACTGACAAAACCCAGGCTGTACTGTGCTTGTAGCCCTGCCAAGCCAAGGTAAACGGCCTAGTGCAGGATTGCCTTACATTGGCAACACAGTTCTGTTCCATCAGTTCCTCCTGTGCAGATCCTGTGGCAGTTTCACAAGTGTCAAGGGCAGCCCTTGACCTGCAGAACCTCTTACTAGTGACAATGGGTATATCCCCcgtgactctcagatcccagagGGAGCCGGAagggcttgtgtgtgtgtatgagccTGTCTTTGTGATTGGAGTTTGTTCCAAATGTAAGTCGAGAGGGAATAGCCCTGGGTATCCTGATCCCCATTGGGAGGCCACTTTGGCATAGAAGGGTGTGCGAAAGCAGGCTGGCTGAGCTGCCAGAGTAGGGCGTGGGTGTGTTTGTCTGAATCCTGTTGCTCTCTTATGGCTCCCCAGGACGTCATGGCTTATAACAAGTTCAACGTATTTCACTGGCACATCGTGGATGACCCCTCCTTCCCGTATGAGAGCGCAGCTTTCCCGGAGCTCAGCCAAAAGGTAGCGCATCCCATTTCCTGTGTGGCACCCTAAACTCTGACATGCTCTCAGAGCAAGCACCAGGGGTCCTGTTCTCCCACCACTAATGTCTGGGGCCCCGATTAAAGCCAGTGGGAGTCCCCTGTGTCCTGCAAAGGAGAAGTTGGCCCCATATTCTTTGTCCTCTCCTGATGGATATCTCTGTGCGTGTGCTCTCTGTGTAAAAGGGGGTCCTCAGCCCATATGCCATCAGGCCAAACCTCTGTGCTCCCCTCAGCACCTGATTCTATTAGTACCCCCTCTGTTAGAAACTGCAGCATCATGCATTCTTTGGCTTTGTGTTGCAAGGAAAGATCAGGTTTGAAATAGAAGCCTGGATCACAAATGAAATGAGTCCAGTGGTCTCAGTCCAGGCCTTGGACAATATTTGCATCACTGAATTGCAACATGCATAACTTAGCATAATTGGCAGTGTTGGTGTCTGACGgatccagggctgggatagcggggCGGGTTAGGGCAGGATTGAGGTGCACGGGCAATATGTGTGGGGTcagagctgggatagcagggaATACAGGTCCAGGGCTGCGAATGGAGAGACCCTGGCCATGTGCTGCACTTTAGCTGGCATGACTGGTCTCAGTTTAAGAGCCGTATTCTCTAATTCAGctgttctcaaattgtgggttgggaccccaaagtgggtatcgaccccattttaatggggtcaccaggggtggcttagacttgctggggccgaAGCCTGAGACCcattgcccagggctgaagctgaagcccgatGGCTTCCGCCCTGGGCATCGGGGCTCaaattacaggccccctgcctgggactgaaggCCTGGGGTTTGGCTTGCCCTCCCCCCTACCCggggggcagggctagggctTGGGTGGGTTCACGCTTCAGTCCCCCTCCTGgcgtcgtgtagtaatttttgttgtcagaagggggtcgcggtgcaatgaagtttgagaacccctgctctaatttCACCCTAGAATGTAAGGAGCAATGCTGGTGACCTGTAACGAGCAAGAGCTTCCTTGCTAGCAGCCCTGGGGACAGATCTGGGTCCCCCAGGGGCAGCTGCCCATCTTTCTTCGCTCTTACGTGACTGAGTCAGAACAGAAGTGAGGAAAGAACTTATGCAGTTCCTGGAAATTTGCTGGTCAGCCTGGGAACCCgggctgggctgcagcctggcaggaggAATTCCCAACCACATGCTGGCCTGCTGGGGGAGCACATAAAGTGTAGCCAGTTACTTGGCAGTGTTTGCTGGCAGTGGCTACTGCCCAGCTGGTACTGttgtgggagggaggcagagctcTGTGCACTGCACCAAAGCTTTCTAATCATTACAGGTTGCTTGGGCCAGGCACAGGGCCTTTCCTGTCAGCGCAGTGGGAAGCTGACTATTGGCGATGGCTAACGATAGGTGGGGTGGGTCTGAATGGGCGCACACTGGAGCAGTAGGGACCTGTGATTCCTGTGCCCTCCCAGGGAGCTTACAATCCCGTCACCCACGTGTACACGCTGAATGACGTGAAGCTGGTGATCGAGTACGCCAGGCTACGTGGGATCCGAGTCATTTCGGAGTTTGACACCCCTGGCCATACCCACTCTTGGGGCCCAGGTAAGGAACGGGGCCTGCCCTAGGCCCCAAAGCAAAGCGTGGGTTGGGGATTCTGGGGTTGTGCCCAAAGATGGGTCTCAGTGATCTAGGTCTTAGCACAGATATCCAGCTAGATGTGTGTGCATCCCTTTGTCAGAGCCTGGGCCTGGCCAGTAACTTGCTCTTAGCTATCCTGTCCGCTTGTCTGGTGGGTCTGAGGAACTCAGGGGAGGATATAACCAGGCATAGTACAGGGAGATGCTGTTTGTGCTGTCCTCCCCCGACTGTGTACCTCACTCCTGACCTACAGCATCCTTGCTATCCCAGTCCTGGGCCCCCAACGCCTCTGCCAATACACCTCAGCTCATCTCAGCACACACCTGCTCCACGCCTGTCTCAGAACATTGCTTGCTAATCTGCTTCACAAGCACTGAATTTGTAAGGGAGGGGATGGGGTCGGGGGCCATAATCCAGTCTAGGCCCATTAATGAACACAAGATTTAGGCCAGGGGAGGAGAATTCCAGATCTTGGCTAGTCCACGTCCTTCCAGTCAGTTAGTATTGTGCTTTCCTTCGGGAGCACAATAGTCTGGAGCCATCACCCCCTTGTGGGACCTTAGGCCATGTAACTGTTACATTTCCCAGTCCATCTCCTCACGTATGCTAAGAGCCTGGTGTGGAGGGGGTCAGGTTCTGGCCCCTTCCCATCCTGCAAAGATGACTCCCTGCACACAGCTACCTGCTCCAGCGCAGCCGCAGAGTTCTCAGCCTTTCTTGgcatacttagaatcatagaatcatagaatatcagggttggaagggaccccagaaggtcatctagtccaaccccctgctcaaagcaggaccaattcccagttaaatcatcccagccagggctttgtcaagcctgaccttaaaaacctctaaggaaggagattctaccacctccctaggtaacgcattccagtgtttcaccaccctcttagtgaaaaagtttttcctaatatccaatctaaacctcccccactgcaacttgagaccattactcctcgttctgtcatctgctaccattgagaacagtctagagccatcctctttggaaccccctttcaggtagttgaaagcagctatcaaatcccccctcattcttctcttctgcaggctaaacaatcccagctccctcagcctctcctcataactcatgtgttccagtcccctaatcatttttgttgcccttcgctggactctctccaatttatccacatccttcttgaagtgtggggcccaaaactggacacagtactccagatgaggcctcaccaatgtcgaatagaggggaacgatcacgtccctcgatctgctcgctatgcccctacttatacatcccaaaatgccattggccttcttggcaacaagggcacactgctgactcatatccagcttctcgtccactgtcacccctaggtccttttctgcagaactgctgcctagccattcggtccctagtctgtagctgtgcattgggttcttccgtcctaagtgcaggaccctgcacttatccttattgaacctcatcagattccttttggcccaatcttccaattggtctaggtccttctgtatcctatccctcccctccagcgtatctaccactcctcccagtttagtatcatccgcaaatttgctgagagtgcaatccacaccatcctccagatcatttatgaagatattgaataaaaccggccccaggaccgacccctggggcactccacttgataccggctgccaactagacatggagccattgatcactacccgttgagcccgacaatttagccagctttctacccaccttatggtgcattcatccagcccatacttccttaacttgctgacaagaatactatgggagaccgtgtcaaaagctttgctaaagtcaagaaacaatacatccactgctttcccttcatccacagaaccagtaatctcatcataaaaggcttGAGGCTGCCTGACCCAAacaaagcactggactgggagtccaGAGGTCTGggtctattcccagttctgccactgacctgctggctgaccttgggtacatcacttcccctctctgtgccgcAGTCTGCCCCTGTCCAGTGGGGTGATGGGACATACCCCACTTGTGTGCTGAGTGTTGAGATCTGTGGCTGGGATATGCTCGCTTGGTGTTGGGGGCTGTGCACTGGCATGTGCGTTACTGAAGCATGAGATGGGAGAAGACAGCTCCAACCAAGCAGCTGCCTGTCCTGTGTGGAGCCtttgctctctcctctcccttgtTTGCTGTGCCTGGAGTTGCCTGGCTGTCCCCTCCAGTGGTGGGGAGCAGCAGGTGGCATTGGCCAGCCAGTGACCCAGAGCTTGGTGGCACGTAAACTTCCTTACAGCATTTTTTGGTATTGATCCAGGTGCTCCGGGCTTGCTGACGCCCTGCTATGCAGGCTCGATTCCCTCCGGGGTCCACGGGCCAGTCAACCCCATCCTCAACACCACTTACCAGTTCATGACAGAGCTCTTTAGGGAGATCAGCACTGTGTTCCCAGACTTCTACCTCCACCTTGGTGGCGACGAGGTTGACTTCACCTGCTGGTGGGTTACGCTTCTTTGTAGCTGCTCGACGGCGGCCGGGATAGCAGGGACAAGTCCATGGGATAAATGACCTTGGACTGTCGACTCTGATCACTAGCTAGGAATGGTCTGGATTATAGCAGTGCTTAGAAGCCCCAAATGAGATTGACACCttgctgtgctaggcactgtacgtaaatacagtgagagacagtccctgccacagggaGCTTCCAGGCTAAATAGAAAAGAGAGACAGGGAGGCACGGCAGTGCTATTATcagtgggggaactgaggcacagagaggcatgAGGTCACACTgtgtttgtggcagagctgggaacacaaCCCGGTCCTCCGAGTAGTGCCTTGGCcacagaccatccttcctcactaGCAGTCACTCTTGGCCTAATAAAACAAATCAGCCCCCAGCCTTTGTCCTACTACACAAGGCAAGAGACATTAGCGCTGAGTGGCTGCCCGAGGGAAGCAGACACCACCAGCCCATCCAGAGACAGCTCTCTGGCTTGCATCCTTCAGGCCATTGGGGACGATCCCTCCCACCCTGTAGAGATGGCCATTGAGGCACAGCAGCCCCGTGATTCGCTCTCCTTCCTGTTGCTCTCGGCACATGTCTCCAGGGTGCTGCACGCTCCACAGTGTGGCCTGTGCTTTCATACTGCTCCTCTCTTTGATGCACAGGAGGTCGAATCCGGAAATCCAGGCCTTCATGCAGAGGATGGGGTTTGGCCAAGACTACGCCAAACTGGAGTCTTTCTACATCCAGAGGTGAGGGCTGTGACAGGGgcctgcagagagcagcagctgcagcacaaCCAGTGTGCCTTCTGTGGCTCACACATCCACCCCACCACTCTGTATTTCCTCCTGGGGAGCAGGCCCTCTTGAGAATACCCACCTCTACTCCAAAGCTGGTACCTGGGTATGGCCCCAGCACACCTTGTCCCACACAGGCTTGTGTGGAGAGTTTACCCCAAAGGGGTTCAGGGTTGGTGATGGCTCTCGATAGTGGGTGGGTGATGGACTGGGAGCCCTGGTTAGGACCTGCcttgggatggggaagggagagaaccaAGGTAAGCTCCTGGCCTAGGTAATGTTCCTGTCTAGACACAGGCCCTGACTTGAATGATGGAGGCTCTGGCTGGACTCTCCTTGGTCACTGCAGCTCAGTGATGGGGGAGCTGTCCCTGTTTATTCTGTACTGCTTCTCTCCTGGCTCCAGGCTGCTGGATATCATCTCTTCCTATGGCAAGGGCTATGTAGTGTGGCAGGAGGTGTTCGATAATGGCGTGAA
The Lepidochelys kempii isolate rLepKem1 chromosome 10, rLepKem1.hap2, whole genome shotgun sequence DNA segment above includes these coding regions:
- the HEXA gene encoding beta-hexosaminidase subunit alpha isoform X3, with translation MAGLGLALLLLGLVPAGAVWPQPQLVRESPGGGRCRLSPSRFRFGYARSSAVGPGCAVLDQAFRRYQRLLRDAGPRGPGEGPEAAAALPGEDTRPWEPLCAELLVSVATPHCDGFPDMDSVESYKLSTSEDLSLLSSESVWGALRGLETFSQLIWRDEDGTFYLNKTDIVDFPRFAHRGLLLDTSRHYLPVRAILETLDVMAYNKFNVFHWHIVDDPSFPYESAAFPELSQKGAYNPVTHVYTLNDVKLVIEYARLRGIRVISEFDTPGHTHSWGPGGRIRKSRPSCRGWGLAKTTPNWSLSTSRVMGELSLFILYCFSPGSRLLDIISSYGKGYVVWQEVFDNGVKVKPDTIIHVWRENAGPYQQEVARVTKAGYRALLSAPWYLNRISYGQDWQTAYQVEPLEFEGSPEQKELVIGGEACMWGEYVDVTNLTPRLWPRAGAIAERLWSNKTVRGLQDAYRRLANFRCTLLRRGIQAQPLFTGYCDPEYSGF
- the HEXA gene encoding beta-hexosaminidase subunit alpha isoform X2 gives rise to the protein MAGLGLALLLLGLVPAGAVWPQPQLVRESPGGGRCRLSPSRFRFGYARSSAVGPGCAVLDQAFRRYQRLLRDAGPRGPEDTRPWEPLCAELLVSVATPHCDGFPDMDSVESYKLSTSEDLSLLSSESVWGALRGLETFSQLIWRDEDGTFYLNKTDIVDFPRFAHRGLLLDTSRHYLPVRAILETLDVMAYNKFNVFHWHIVDDPSFPYESAAFPELSQKGAYNPVTHVYTLNDVKLVIEYARLRGIRVISEFDTPGHTHSWGPGAPGLLTPCYAGSIPSGVHGPVNPILNTTYQFMTELFREISTVFPDFYLHLGGDEVDFTCWRSNPEIQAFMQRMGFGQDYAKLESFYIQRLLDIISSYGKGYVVWQEVFDNGVKVKPDTIIHVWRENAGPYQQEVARVTKAGYRALLSAPWYLNRISYGQDWQTAYQVEPLEFEGSPEQKELVIGGEACMWGEYVDVTNLTPRLWPRAGAIAERLWSNKTVRGLQDAYRRLANFRCTLLRRGIQAQPLFTGYCDPEYSGF
- the HEXA gene encoding beta-hexosaminidase subunit alpha isoform X1, translating into MAGLGLALLLLGLVPAGAVWPQPQLVRESPGGGRCRLSPSRFRFGYARSSAVGPGCAVLDQAFRRYQRLLRDAGPRGPGEGPEAAAALPGEDTRPWEPLCAELLVSVATPHCDGFPDMDSVESYKLSTSEDLSLLSSESVWGALRGLETFSQLIWRDEDGTFYLNKTDIVDFPRFAHRGLLLDTSRHYLPVRAILETLDVMAYNKFNVFHWHIVDDPSFPYESAAFPELSQKGAYNPVTHVYTLNDVKLVIEYARLRGIRVISEFDTPGHTHSWGPGAPGLLTPCYAGSIPSGVHGPVNPILNTTYQFMTELFREISTVFPDFYLHLGGDEVDFTCWRSNPEIQAFMQRMGFGQDYAKLESFYIQRLLDIISSYGKGYVVWQEVFDNGVKVKPDTIIHVWRENAGPYQQEVARVTKAGYRALLSAPWYLNRISYGQDWQTAYQVEPLEFEGSPEQKELVIGGEACMWGEYVDVTNLTPRLWPRAGAIAERLWSNKTVRGLQDAYRRLANFRCTLLRRGIQAQPLFTGYCDPEYSGF
- the HEXA gene encoding beta-hexosaminidase subunit alpha isoform X5, whose amino-acid sequence is MAFPTWTLWRATSCLLQRTFRCCLQRVSGELSEFYLNKTDIVDFPRFAHRGLLLDTSRHYLPVRAILETLDVMAYNKFNVFHWHIVDDPSFPYESAAFPELSQKGAYNPVTHVYTLNDVKLVIEYARLRGIRVISEFDTPGHTHSWGPGAPGLLTPCYAGSIPSGVHGPVNPILNTTYQFMTELFREISTVFPDFYLHLGGDEVDFTCWRSNPEIQAFMQRMGFGQDYAKLESFYIQRLLDIISSYGKGYVVWQEVFDNGVKVKPDTIIHVWRENAGPYQQEVARVTKAGYRALLSAPWYLNRISYGQDWQTAYQVEPLEFEGSPEQKELVIGGEACMWGEYVDVTNLTPRLWPRAGAIAERLWSNKTVRGLQDAYRRLANFRCTLLRRGIQAQPLFTGYCDPEYSGF
- the HEXA gene encoding beta-hexosaminidase subunit alpha isoform X4, producing the protein MAGLGLALLLLGLVPAGAVWPQPQLVRESPGGGRCRLSPSRFRFGYARSSAVGPGCAVLDQAFRRYQRLLRDAGPRGPDKLSTSEDLSLLSSESVWGALRGLETFSQLIWRDEDGTFYLNKTDIVDFPRFAHRGLLLDTSRHYLPVRAILETLDVMAYNKFNVFHWHIVDDPSFPYESAAFPELSQKGAYNPVTHVYTLNDVKLVIEYARLRGIRVISEFDTPGHTHSWGPGAPGLLTPCYAGSIPSGVHGPVNPILNTTYQFMTELFREISTVFPDFYLHLGGDEVDFTCWRSNPEIQAFMQRMGFGQDYAKLESFYIQRLLDIISSYGKGYVVWQEVFDNGVKVKPDTIIHVWRENAGPYQQEVARVTKAGYRALLSAPWYLNRISYGQDWQTAYQVEPLEFEGSPEQKELVIGGEACMWGEYVDVTNLTPRLWPRAGAIAERLWSNKTVRGLQDAYRRLANFRCTLLRRGIQAQPLFTGYCDPEYSGF